AAAGTCCATGAAAAACTCAGTCAATTGGCTGACAAAATTCCTCCTGAGCATTTTACAAGAAATAACATTAGAAAATGGTCTGCTACTCCTGAAAAGCTCGAGGAATCAAATCTCAATGAGCTAATAAAATCAGTTCAGAGCACTTCTCCACAAGCAGTAATAGAATTTAGAAAAGCTATGGGTGAAATCAGAGGAAATCATGAACCACCAAGAGATACCCTTGGGAATAAAATATAGACTGATGATATTAAGTCGATTAAATCATCAGGAATAGAGAGATGCTATTTAGCTGCTAGAAATTAGCAAGAATTTTTTTTAGTTACACTCACAGCTTTCTCATATCGCTGTAAATTAGCGTAAGTTATGGATAAAATAAGTTGTTATCTGGAACCGATCGGGCTGAGGAGGCATTTATGCCGCCTCGAAGCCTTGTATCGGGTCTCATTGTTTCATGCCAAGGCTTCGAGACGATTCTTACGCATCTCCTCAGCCTGAAAGAACCTTGGATCTGCTTCTTATATAATCCTTACCCATAGCTCACGTTAAATTAATTAACGTTTTGACTTCCTCTTGTCCTGCCAGGTTTGCAGCAATACATAAAAAACAGGCACAAAAACAACTGCGAGGCAAGTTGAGGCAAGCATACCACTGCTCACAGCTATGCCAATTGAGCGTCGAGAATTAGCTCCAGCCCCTGTTGCAAAAACCAAGGGCATAACCCCCATGATAAATGCAAAAGACGTCATCAGAATAGGCCGAAACCGGGTTTTAGCGCCAATTACTGCCGCCTCAATAACCGATTTATTATGAATTTCACGTTGTTCACGCGCTACTTCAACAATCAAAATAGCATTTTTTGTAGCCAATGCGATGAGAAGCAACAAGCCAATCTGAGTATACATATTATTATCCATGCCCAAACTGCCAAGAGCTAATACTGTTCCAACCAAAGTCAAAGGGACACTCAGGATAATCGCAGATGGAATAAGCCAGTTTTCATATTGACCAGATAAAATTAAATAAACCAAAACCAAAGACAGGGCAAAAATAAAATAACTGAGGTTACCAGCAACTTTTTCCTGGTAAGCTGTACTTGTCCATTCATAGGATATTCCCGGGGGTAATTGTTCCTTTGCCAATTCCTCCATAACCTGGATTCCCTGACCTGAGCTATAACCTCTAGCAGCAACCCCATTTATGTTACTTGAAGGATAGAGGTTATATAAAGAAATAATCGAGGGACCTACTGCAGGGCCTACGTCTGTCAGAGTACCTAAAGGCACCATGGAACCGGATTGATTTCTTACATAGTAATTTCTTAAATCTTCGCTGCTAATCCGCGAAGACGCATCCGCCTGAACATAGACTGGAAATACCTGACCAAATTTTGTAAACAAATTGACATAAGAAGAGCCTAGATAAGTTTGTAACGTATCAAAGGCGTCTGCAACGCGAACTCCTAAGGATTCGGCTTTGGTTCTGTTAATAGGCGCTGAAACTTGGGGTACGCTCGCGCGAAATGTCGTCATCAGGTTTTGCAACTGTGGGTATTGCTTTCCTTCATTGATCATTTGATCAGTGGCTTGTTGTAATTTCCTGTAATCAAAAGTGCCGTCTTGTAATTCGACTTGCATTTGAAATCCCCCTGACATCCCCAAGCCTTGAATAGGAGGCGGCACAACCACCAATACTTTTGCATCGAGGGTTTCTTTGGCCATCGCATTGAATTTGGTATAAAGAGCTCGTAAATTTTCTGACTTTCCTCTGACGCTCCAATCTTTGAATATAACGTAGATGACACCGGCATTAGGGAGCAGAGAATTGTTATCCAATAATGAAATACCATCAATGGCTATCACATTAGCTACCCCCCCGACTTCAGATGCTTTTCTAGCTAATCTACTTACTACCTCATCGGTGCGTCCTAAACTGGCGCCATCAGGCAGTTGAACACTTAACATCAAATAACCTTGATCTTCCATGGGAATGAAGCCGGTTGGGATACGAGTCAGACCATAAATAGCACAAGCTACCAATACGATTCCAATCAAACAAATTTTGCCACTACGATGCACAAGCCTATCAATAAACCCTACATAAGCCGATTCAATGGGATTATAAATTCGATCAAATGTCCGGAAAAATATATTCTTTGGTTTACTTGTATCGGGAGCTTTTAACCATAAAGCACATTGAGTTGGCTTTAGCGTCATGGCATTAATTGCGCTTATAAAGGCAGTTGCAGCAATAACCAAAGCAAACTGCGCATACATTGACCCTGTTAAACCGGGCATAAAACCAGCTGGTACAAAAACAGCCATTAATACCAAAGTAATACCAATGATTGGACCAAATAATTCTTTCATTGCAAGTATGGCCGATTCTTTAGGTGATAGGCCTTTTTCAATATGTTGAGTCACTCCCTCAACAATAACGATGGCATCATCCACCACAATTCCAATAGCAAGCACCAAAGCAAACAAAGTGAGCAAATTAATGCTATAGCCAAGCAACAACATGGCAAAAAATGTTCCAATGATAGTCACCGGAACCGTTGTCGCAGGGACTAGTGAAGCCCTAAAATTTTGTAGAAATACAACAATCACTATTAAAACCAAAATTCCTGCCTCAAAGAGCGTTTTGTATACTTCTTCAATCGATGCCTTGACGAAAACAGTGGTATCAAATGGAATAGAATATTCAAGACCCGGAGGAAACTGTTTCGCCATTTTCGCCACCGCTTTACGAACCTCTTGTGCAACATCCAACGCATTGGCACCAGGAAGTTGAAAGATACCTATAGCTGCTGTGGGTTTACCATTAAGATTAGCAAGCTGATTGTAGCTCTCGGATCCCAGCTCAACTCGCCCTACATCACGAATACGTACTACCTGAGCAGAGCTACTGGCAGAAGAATTTTCATCAGGTGAGGTATCAATCGTTTTAATAATAATGTTTTCAAACTCCTTGGGATCAGAGAGTTGTCCAGGCACATTCACAGTAAATTGATAGGCTTGTTTACCAACAGTTGGAGGAGCGCCCAGTTGTCCCGCTGAAACCTCTTTGTTCTGGTAACTGATGGCATTTAAGACATCACTTGGATTCAAAGAAAAAGCAAGCATTTTTTTAGGATCGAGCCAAACCCGCATCGCATAACTTCCTGAACCAAAAACCACAACATTACCTACTCCAGGCAAACGGGATAACTCATCTTGCATATTGATAGTCGCATAGCTATCGAGAAACACGCCATCGTATTCATTATTTTTTGAGGTCAAAGTAATAAATTGGAGAATAGCAGTCGATTTTTGCTGAACGACCACTCCTTGCTTTTGCACTGATTCGGGCAATTGAGCCATCGCCGCCTGTACTCGATTTTGCACGAGCACCTGAGCATAGTTCAGATCAGTGCCTATCGCAAAAGTCACAATTAAAGTATAAGTACCGCCACTGGTGCTTGTCGACTGCATATACAACATATCCTCAACCCCATTGACTTGTTGCTCAATTGGCAAAGCGACGGTATTAATTAACGTTTTTGCATCTGCACCAGGATAGCTGGTGGTCACCTGGATAGTAGGAGGAACAATGGCAGGATACTGAGACACAGGCAAAACAGCAATCGCTATTATTCCTATAAATACAATAAACAAGGCGATGACATTGGCCAGAACGGGTCTTTCAATAAAAAATTTGGAAATCATTTCAGTTGTTTCGCTCCCTGAATAACGGGTCTTAAATTCTTACAGTTTTTTGGCCATGATTAATCAGATTGCTCCGTTTTAGGCGTAACCTGATGATTGGGAGTCGCATTTTGCAACCCGGAAACAATCACTCTATCTTGAGCATCGAGACCTTTAGTAATAGCCCTTACCCCATTTTCTAACCCACCAAGTGTCACACGCTTGCTAAGCACATAATTGTCTTTATCAACCACAAGGACATAGGGGCCAATTTGATCGTATTGAACAGAGGTGTCAGGTATTGTTAATTTTGGAGATGGTTCAGATATCGGTACCCGGACTTGCACAAATAAACCAGGCACGAGGGGATATCCCTTGTTAGGTAACAAGGCACGAAACTCCATGGTTCCAGTTGAAGCGTTTAAACCAGTATTTACAAAATCCAATGTTCCCTTATGAGGAAATCCTTTTTCATCTTGCAACGCCACTTCAACAGGGATTTTGACCAGTTCCATTGGTTTATATCCTCTCTTGCGCGCTGCATTTCTAATCCTGATTAAATCCAGTTCATTTAAATTAAAATAAACATAAATAGGGTCAATTTGTTCTATGGTAGCCAAATCCGTTGCTGCACCATGTCCAACCAAATTCCCCACATCAACCATATGTCTTCCCATCCGCCCATCGAAAGGAGCTGAAAGGTGAGTATAACTATAGGTAATTGCGGCATTCTTGGCGTCGGCTTCCGCTTTATCCACTTCTGCCTGTGCTTCCTCAACTTTGGCTTTCCATTTTTCAACACTGTTAAGCGAAGTGGCATTTTGTTTATACATGCGTTGCTGCCTGGCATACTCTGATTTGGCATACACATAATTCGCTTTTTGAGCCGCCACCTTGGCTTCAGCAGCTCGCAATTGCTCAAGATAGGGCTCGGGTTCAATAATGAATAATTCCTGATTTTTTTTGACAAAAGCGCCGTCAGTAAATTTTATGGCGTCCAAATAACCTTCAATACGCGCCACCAAATCCACAGATTGAAATGCGACTGTATTGCCTGTCTGGGTAACATACTGTCCCATATTCACTAACTTGGGCTTTTGAACGATCACGACTGGTGGTGCCGGAGTTGGTACCTGGGTTCTTGCAAAATGGTCATATACTAAATAAACAAAGAGAATACCAAAAAATACAATCGCTACGGTTTTAACTAAATTTTGTTTATTTTGAGAGTTCATTCTCATCACCAGGTTGGTAAATATAGTTGTTTCATTCGTTGCCCCTTGGAGTCCGGAGGCAAATGATTTTCTTGCTTCAATAAACTGCCCCAGTTAGTACGAGCAGCCATTTCACTTTTTATTTGATTTGAAACAATATCATTCCTGCCTCGTATTTGCCAACCGCCTCCAAGTGAACGATACAAACCAACCAGAGACAGAGCCAATTCTCCTGTGGCATTGACCAGCGAAGTTTGTACTCGCAATTGTTGCTGTTCCGCATTCAATACAGTGGTATAATTTGCCTCTCCTTCCTTATATCGTACTAAAGCCAGTTTAGTCGATTCTATGGCAGCAGCATTGGCTGTCTTAAGTGAAGAGACTGTTTTTTGCCCCTCAACATAGCGCGTAATGTTGTCTTGAACTTCCTGCTGCACTTTGAGCACCAAATTAAGATAGTTGAGCAAGGCTTGTTGGAAAGCAGCATCTTGAGCCCGAACCGCATTCGTGATTTGACCATAATTTAATAAAGACCATGTCAGTGACGGGCCTGCGACTATATTGCGATTAGACCAGTTAAATATATCACTAATGGTAGAATTGCCGATATTATTTGAAGCAAAAACAAAAGTACCCACTAATGAAAGTGAAGGATAAAGATTGGCCTTCACAGCGCCAATTGCAGCGGATTGGGCTATAGCCTCCATTCTGGCTTGGTAGACATCGGGTCTTCGCGCTATCACTTCTTTGGGAATTCCAACTTCCACAACCGCCGAAGCTTTCGGTATTCCTTTATTTTTTTTAAGCAAGCCATCCACTTTATCGGGAGTGGTGCCAAGCAATACAGCCAAAATATCTTTTTGATGCTGGAGGTCACTGACGTATTGAGGCAGTTTTGATTGGGTTTCCGCAAGTTCTGTTGCCGCTTGTTCCACATCCAGTAAACTGGTTTGACCACCATAATAACGATCCCTTGCGATTTTAAGGCTCATGGCCTGCACCTGGATATTCGCTTTTGTTACTTTGATTAATTCTTCGCTGGTGCGGATTTTAATAAAAGTACTGGCAATATCTGACGTGAGAGTAACCAATGCGGAATCATATGCTGCCAAAGAGGCAAGGAACAGGGCATCATTAGATTGAATGGCTCTTCGGTATTTTCCCCAAAAATCAAGTTCCCAACTTGCGGAAAATCCAAGACTGGCTGTTAAAAAATCGGGGGGAAGAAGCCCCTGTAATTGATTGCCCCCAATTCGATTATAATTATAATCTCCTATCATAGCTTGCTGCTGGGGATAAAGCTCCCCAACCGATTGAGCAAGCTGTGCCCTTGCTTGTAAAACGCGAACTCCTGCGATTTGCAAGGAGAGATTGTTGTGATAACCATTATTGATTAATGCGGTCAAAGTGGGATCATTAAAGACTTTCCACCAATTTGCATTTTGAAAGGCGGATTGTTTTATTGTAGGGCTTGAAGTAAGCCAATAATTGGCAGCATCTTTTTTAGGCTCTTTAAAATTTGGCCCGACCAGACAGGAGCTTAGAATCAAACAACTTAAGAGAACAAGGATTTTCAACATGTATACCAGTATTTCCCTATCTGTTCAAAAGCAGCTTATGTAGATTGAAGATGGATTTGAACTATTGGTTCATCAGTCATTAGATATTATCTATGAATACTCAATTGAACAAGTGTCCTGAAGAAACAAATTCTTACTAATTGATCAACCATCTGGTGATTCAACCTGCCAAAATTTTCCTGTCTGATATTTAGAACTCCGTCTCAATGCGTACCACTTGATAAGAAGGGCTTTCATAGGGATGAGCTTTTTTTAAAGCAGCAACAACCTCTTTGATTCTCTCTCCGGCACAAATCGTTTCTACCTTGTATTCGGACACTTTTTCCAATTGATTTATTTCTCCAATAAATGCCTGACTACCTGGTAAAGGCATAAACTGACCTTCACCTAAAGTTTGCCAGGCACAATGAATATAATTATCAACATGCCCTGCACCTGCCGCAAAAACTGCATTTTTTACTACCTCAAGATGAGTTTCTGGA
Above is a genomic segment from Legionella pneumophila subsp. pascullei containing:
- a CDS encoding efflux RND transporter permease subunit; translated protein: MISKFFIERPVLANVIALFIVFIGIIAIAVLPVSQYPAIVPPTIQVTTSYPGADAKTLINTVALPIEQQVNGVEDMLYMQSTSTSGGTYTLIVTFAIGTDLNYAQVLVQNRVQAAMAQLPESVQKQGVVVQQKSTAILQFITLTSKNNEYDGVFLDSYATINMQDELSRLPGVGNVVVFGSGSYAMRVWLDPKKMLAFSLNPSDVLNAISYQNKEVSAGQLGAPPTVGKQAYQFTVNVPGQLSDPKEFENIIIKTIDTSPDENSSASSSAQVVRIRDVGRVELGSESYNQLANLNGKPTAAIGIFQLPGANALDVAQEVRKAVAKMAKQFPPGLEYSIPFDTTVFVKASIEEVYKTLFEAGILVLIVIVVFLQNFRASLVPATTVPVTIIGTFFAMLLLGYSINLLTLFALVLAIGIVVDDAIVIVEGVTQHIEKGLSPKESAILAMKELFGPIIGITLVLMAVFVPAGFMPGLTGSMYAQFALVIAATAFISAINAMTLKPTQCALWLKAPDTSKPKNIFFRTFDRIYNPIESAYVGFIDRLVHRSGKICLIGIVLVACAIYGLTRIPTGFIPMEDQGYLMLSVQLPDGASLGRTDEVVSRLARKASEVGGVANVIAIDGISLLDNNSLLPNAGVIYVIFKDWSVRGKSENLRALYTKFNAMAKETLDAKVLVVVPPPIQGLGMSGGFQMQVELQDGTFDYRKLQQATDQMINEGKQYPQLQNLMTTFRASVPQVSAPINRTKAESLGVRVADAFDTLQTYLGSSYVNLFTKFGQVFPVYVQADASSRISSEDLRNYYVRNQSGSMVPLGTLTDVGPAVGPSIISLYNLYPSSNINGVAARGYSSGQGIQVMEELAKEQLPPGISYEWTSTAYQEKVAGNLSYFIFALSLVLVYLILSGQYENWLIPSAIILSVPLTLVGTVLALGSLGMDNNMYTQIGLLLLIALATKNAILIVEVAREQREIHNKSVIEAAVIGAKTRFRPILMTSFAFIMGVMPLVFATGAGANSRRSIGIAVSSGMLASTCLAVVFVPVFYVLLQTWQDKRKSKR
- a CDS encoding efflux RND transporter periplasmic adaptor subunit, with the protein product MNSQNKQNLVKTVAIVFFGILFVYLVYDHFARTQVPTPAPPVVIVQKPKLVNMGQYVTQTGNTVAFQSVDLVARIEGYLDAIKFTDGAFVKKNQELFIIEPEPYLEQLRAAEAKVAAQKANYVYAKSEYARQQRMYKQNATSLNSVEKWKAKVEEAQAEVDKAEADAKNAAITYSYTHLSAPFDGRMGRHMVDVGNLVGHGAATDLATIEQIDPIYVYFNLNELDLIRIRNAARKRGYKPMELVKIPVEVALQDEKGFPHKGTLDFVNTGLNASTGTMEFRALLPNKGYPLVPGLFVQVRVPISEPSPKLTIPDTSVQYDQIGPYVLVVDKDNYVLSKRVTLGGLENGVRAITKGLDAQDRVIVSGLQNATPNHQVTPKTEQSD
- a CDS encoding efflux transporter outer membrane subunit translates to MLKILVLLSCLILSSCLVGPNFKEPKKDAANYWLTSSPTIKQSAFQNANWWKVFNDPTLTALINNGYHNNLSLQIAGVRVLQARAQLAQSVGELYPQQQAMIGDYNYNRIGGNQLQGLLPPDFLTASLGFSASWELDFWGKYRRAIQSNDALFLASLAAYDSALVTLTSDIASTFIKIRTSEELIKVTKANIQVQAMSLKIARDRYYGGQTSLLDVEQAATELAETQSKLPQYVSDLQHQKDILAVLLGTTPDKVDGLLKKNKGIPKASAVVEVGIPKEVIARRPDVYQARMEAIAQSAAIGAVKANLYPSLSLVGTFVFASNNIGNSTISDIFNWSNRNIVAGPSLTWSLLNYGQITNAVRAQDAAFQQALLNYLNLVLKVQQEVQDNITRYVEGQKTVSSLKTANAAAIESTKLALVRYKEGEANYTTVLNAEQQQLRVQTSLVNATGELALSLVGLYRSLGGGWQIRGRNDIVSNQIKSEMAARTNWGSLLKQENHLPPDSKGQRMKQLYLPTW
- a CDS encoding NGG1p interacting factor 3 protein, NIF3, producing MYMLYFHVPETHLEVVKNAVFAAGAGHVDNYIHCAWQTLGEGQFMPLPGSQAFIGEINQLEKVSEYKVETICAGERIKEVVAALKKAHPYESPSYQVVRIETEF